A genomic region of Homalodisca vitripennis isolate AUS2020 chromosome 5, UT_GWSS_2.1, whole genome shotgun sequence contains the following coding sequences:
- the LOC124361903 gene encoding CUGBP Elav-like family member 1 — protein MEDNNTNPDMFNQSVSFIENQLDFEVPKNESPFKYENETSTIDIFGLDLPKIPSASCKPDVDSIKMFVGQIPQNFTEYDLLQMFEKYGKVYDIRVLKDKTTGKSKGCCFVTFFTRSAALNAQNALHNIKVMPGMHHPIQMKPADTDNRNDRKLFVGMLSKKYTESEVRNLFSPYGTIEECTVLRDANGQSKGCAFITYLSRQSAQNAVKSMHHCHIFEGCSSPIVVKFADTQKEKEIRRFQILQKEISDHSQITTILQQLPSDSLAPLVVQKNILQQFQNPAATNTYPQIPVLNNLNFPTAQPSDLSQLMILQRLTNNSLNNQILNQNLGSMTINEVIAWNNLINKAAGLGLFTQGSIENAFRYPGTNLDNIGRRHIEGPDGANLFIYHLPPEFTDEKLAQLFNPYGKVISAKVFIDKVMKQSKGFGFVSYDNVLSANIAIQNLNGYQILGKKLKVEVKKKRVSTC, from the coding sequence atggAAGATAACAACACTAATCCAGATATGTTCAATCAGTCTGTTTCTTTCATAGAAAACCAGTTGGACTTTGAAGTACCAAAAAATGAAAGCCCTTTCAAATATGAAAATGAGACGAGTACAATTGATATTTTTGGTCTTGATTTACCGAAGATTCCTTCAGCCAGTTGTAAACCAGATGTCGATAGTATAAAAATGTTCGTTGGGCAAATTCCACAAAATTTTACAGAGTACGACTTGCTTCAAATGTTTGAGAAATACGGCAAGGTGTATGACATAcgagttttaaaagataaaaccACTGGGAAGAGTAAAGGCTGCTgctttgtaacattttttacacGGAGTGCCGCCTTAAACGCTCAGAACGCTCTCCACAACATTAAAGTCATGCCTGGTATGCACCACCCAATCCAAATGAAACCAGCGGACACTGATAACAGAAATGATAGGAAACTATTCGTAGGCATGTTGtcgaaaaagtatactgaaagtGAGGTGCGGAATCTTTTCTCACCTTATGGAACAATCGAGGAGTGTACGGTTTTGAGAGACGCGAACGGACAGAGCAAGGGTTGTGCTTTCATTACGTACCTGTCTCGCCAGAGTGCCCAGAACGCTGTCAAGTCAATGCACCACTGCCACATCTTCGAAGGGTGTTCTTCCCCGATCGTAGTCAAGTTTGCAGACactcaaaaagaaaaagaaataagaCGGTTCCAGATTTTACAAAAAGAGATAAGCGATCACAGCCAGATCACAACTATCCTTCAACAGTTACCCTCCGATTCATTAGCACCTTTGGTTGTCCAAAAAAATATTCTCCAACAATTTCAAAACCCTGCAGCAACCAACACATACCCTCAGATTCCAGTATTGAACAATTTGAATTTCCCCACTGCTCAGCCATCAGACCTCAGTCAGTTAATGATACTGCAGCGTTTAAcgaacaattctttaaataatcagATTTTAAATCAGAATTTGGGTTCCATGACTATAAATGAAGTTATAGCAtggaacaatttaataaataaagcagCTGGTCTGGGGTTATTTACTCAAGGAAGTATAGAGAACGCATTCCGATACCCTGGTACCAACCTGGATAATATAGGAAGAAGACATATAGAGGGTCCAGATGGAGCCAATTTGTTCATTTATCATTTACCTCCTGAGTTCACCGATGAGAAATTGGCCCAGCTGTTCAATCCATACGGAAAAGTCATCTCAGCAAAAGTGTTTATTGACAAAGTCATGAAACAGTCTAAAGGTTTCGGTTTTGTATCATATGATAACGTCCTCAGTGCAAATATAGCAATACAAAACCTCAACGGATATCAAATTCTTGGTAAAAAGCTTAAAGTGGAGGTTAAAAAGAAGAGAGTTTCAACATGTTGA